A genomic stretch from Chitinophaga agri includes:
- a CDS encoding ATP-binding protein encodes MIENIKPREATSIINSLLGGVVPKTGVQHITVGRSAEIQAFLTALEDVKNGHSMVKFWIGDFGSGKSFMMHLLNTVAMKQKFVVANADFTPQNRLYANDGKSLALYSAIIDNLAIQTKPEGGALSTLLEKWIEQVITKAAQENNIAITDIRDEKYENLILNYIQRTINELTDVGGFDFGQVIMKYYLGYIKDDEQLRKNALRWLKGEYHTKTEARQELGVRDIISDDNYYDMLKNFCKLFVSIGYSGFMVNLDEAINLYKIPTAAMREKNYEKILHIYNDCFQGKVGNLFFNFAGTRDFLENERRGLFSYQALKSRLATNKFESQEIRDFAQPVIRLMPLNATEIYVLLQQLKQVFDLNYKTNIDITSEDIQLFMEELFNRPGANEFLTPREVIRDFLNILSILRQHPGMDKAKLFADVEVTDERPVEEDLENIKEI; translated from the coding sequence ATGATAGAAAACATTAAACCCCGCGAAGCCACTTCGATTATTAATTCGCTGTTAGGCGGCGTAGTTCCGAAAACCGGTGTACAACATATAACGGTAGGCCGTTCCGCCGAGATTCAGGCATTCCTTACCGCACTGGAAGATGTAAAGAACGGGCATAGCATGGTTAAATTCTGGATCGGCGACTTCGGCTCCGGTAAATCATTTATGATGCACCTGCTGAATACAGTTGCTATGAAACAGAAATTTGTGGTGGCCAATGCAGACTTCACACCGCAGAACCGGCTATATGCCAACGATGGTAAATCGCTGGCGCTGTACAGTGCCATCATCGACAACCTCGCCATACAAACCAAGCCGGAAGGAGGCGCCCTCTCTACCCTGCTGGAAAAATGGATAGAGCAGGTGATCACCAAAGCTGCGCAGGAAAATAATATTGCTATAACAGATATCAGGGATGAAAAGTACGAGAACCTGATCCTGAACTATATTCAGCGTACGATCAATGAACTGACAGACGTAGGCGGTTTCGACTTCGGTCAGGTCATTATGAAATACTATCTGGGTTATATCAAAGACGATGAACAGCTCCGCAAGAACGCCCTACGCTGGCTAAAAGGGGAATATCATACCAAAACAGAAGCCCGGCAGGAACTGGGTGTAAGAGATATCATCAGTGATGATAACTACTATGATATGCTGAAGAATTTCTGTAAACTGTTTGTCAGTATCGGCTACAGCGGATTCATGGTCAACCTCGATGAAGCGATCAACCTCTACAAGATCCCGACTGCCGCTATGCGGGAAAAGAACTATGAGAAGATCCTGCATATCTACAATGACTGTTTCCAGGGCAAAGTCGGTAACCTGTTCTTTAACTTCGCCGGCACCCGGGATTTCCTGGAAAATGAAAGAAGAGGGCTGTTCAGCTACCAGGCGCTGAAATCCAGGCTGGCGACAAACAAGTTCGAATCTCAGGAGATCAGGGACTTCGCACAACCGGTGATCCGTCTGATGCCGTTGAATGCTACAGAGATCTATGTGCTGTTACAGCAACTGAAACAGGTGTTTGACCTGAACTATAAAACAAATATTGATATCACAAGCGAAGACATCCAGCTCTTTATGGAAGAGTTGTTCAACAGACCCGGGGCCAATGAGTTCCTCACGCCGCGCGAAGTGATCAGGGATTTCCTGAATATCCTGAGCATTCTCCGTCAGCACCCGGGTATGGACAAAGCGAAACTGTTTGCCGATGTAGAGGTAACAGACGAAAGACCTGTGGAGGAAGACCTTGAAAACATCAAAGAGATATGA
- a CDS encoding VOC family protein yields MASLNPYLIFNGNCSEAFDFYKSVFGGEFQMSSKFKEMPGGEELPADKAEQIMHVALPVGDKNILMGSDCGPGMEGVKSGDNFSIALTTTSAEETRRVFDGLSAGGNITMPLEKTFWAPLFGMLKDKFGVNWMISMDVNPAA; encoded by the coding sequence ATGGCTTCACTTAATCCTTATCTCATCTTCAACGGCAATTGCAGCGAAGCATTTGATTTCTACAAATCAGTGTTTGGCGGAGAATTCCAAATGTCTTCAAAATTCAAAGAGATGCCGGGCGGCGAAGAACTACCTGCCGACAAAGCAGAACAGATCATGCATGTAGCATTACCAGTGGGCGATAAAAACATACTGATGGGCAGTGATTGTGGTCCGGGTATGGAGGGTGTCAAATCAGGAGATAACTTTTCCATTGCGCTAACCACCACATCAGCAGAAGAAACGAGGAGGGTCTTTGACGGACTATCGGCCGGTGGCAATATCACTATGCCATTGGAAAAAACGTTCTGGGCGCCACTGTTCGGCATGCTCAAGGACAAATTCGGTGTTAACTGGATGATCAGTATGGATGTAAATCCTGCTGCATAG
- a CDS encoding tellurite resistance TerB C-terminal domain-containing protein has translation MMEGYFKEEWTSYLKSYGFLSNPNEHFYQIANNTMALLDRDDAAHLNKALSDKEVYTGIAPVRVIPYEYDCLYEGVLQLLLNDQLNERQLLPVYKNIIRYHQDRQQFSGSVPPVTTTTSVYNGVDIIDISNEGSLIDYSDMRPAASPVTAPPDRTPSYYDETAKLGNRFKDKLYLNVREVEWLNQFWNPDNMFLSVEGCCIAVIRLYLAAIKTIDKDLKQQGSAFDDHVGRLADQLMDQVYPDKSRGDADYNRERIKSDIYLTVFKRAENAVRGKYAQKRKLTEDFPYNACSEYFEEQLGQRVAAAILSKEQAIPPADRVTEIQLNAQNNTRWRLFFEQIEARVNKQNYAECISEVVQLAALNINNPQKENIFFEASKLFAAYDREDAVRFYLKYLHADLRSEKADRKQLPKTIHKSLFKTEQERQSFELVANNLIQTVNLKAALEEVPGIFVKKRRTVQLDTAAIEAVISAHNETVNNLNKLLQDEEPEEAPPPPAASVSITLLPPVVEIKTGNEIAFAAGIILNTHQQELLTMFRDHTLSLPADTVSSFAKERKLFRDQLIESINSSCYEILDDLLIEEYDDTYTITEKYFQNIIA, from the coding sequence ATGATGGAAGGATACTTTAAGGAGGAATGGACAAGCTACCTTAAATCTTATGGTTTTCTAAGCAACCCAAACGAGCACTTTTACCAGATCGCCAACAATACGATGGCCCTGCTTGACAGAGATGATGCCGCCCATCTGAACAAGGCGCTCTCTGATAAAGAGGTGTATACTGGTATAGCCCCTGTAAGGGTCATTCCCTATGAATATGACTGCCTGTATGAAGGAGTATTACAACTGTTACTCAATGATCAGCTAAATGAACGGCAGTTACTACCGGTATACAAAAACATTATCCGGTATCATCAGGACCGGCAGCAGTTTAGCGGGTCTGTCCCACCTGTTACTACCACCACATCTGTATACAATGGCGTAGATATCATTGATATCAGTAACGAGGGAAGTCTCATAGACTATAGTGATATGCGGCCCGCCGCATCGCCTGTCACGGCGCCGCCGGACCGGACGCCCAGTTACTACGACGAGACCGCTAAACTGGGGAATCGCTTCAAAGACAAGCTTTATCTGAACGTACGGGAAGTGGAATGGCTCAATCAATTCTGGAACCCGGATAACATGTTCCTGTCTGTCGAAGGTTGCTGCATTGCCGTTATACGGCTTTACCTGGCGGCCATCAAAACGATAGACAAAGACCTGAAACAACAGGGAAGTGCTTTTGACGACCATGTTGGCCGACTCGCGGATCAGTTGATGGATCAGGTATATCCGGATAAGTCCAGAGGTGATGCGGACTATAACCGGGAACGAATAAAAAGCGATATCTACCTCACTGTATTCAAGCGGGCCGAAAACGCTGTACGCGGGAAATATGCACAGAAAAGAAAGCTAACGGAAGATTTCCCTTATAATGCCTGCAGCGAATACTTCGAAGAGCAGCTGGGTCAGCGTGTAGCCGCCGCTATCCTCAGCAAGGAACAAGCTATTCCACCTGCCGACCGCGTGACAGAAATCCAGCTGAACGCACAGAACAACACCCGTTGGCGCCTGTTCTTCGAGCAGATCGAAGCCAGGGTAAACAAACAGAACTATGCGGAATGTATATCGGAAGTAGTGCAGCTGGCGGCGTTGAATATCAACAATCCACAGAAAGAGAACATTTTCTTTGAAGCATCCAAACTGTTCGCTGCCTATGACCGGGAAGACGCCGTCAGGTTCTATCTGAAATACCTGCATGCCGACCTCCGTTCTGAAAAAGCGGATCGCAAACAATTACCTAAAACCATCCATAAAAGCCTGTTCAAAACAGAACAGGAAAGACAATCTTTTGAACTTGTTGCCAATAACCTCATCCAGACTGTCAATCTGAAAGCCGCCCTTGAAGAGGTACCTGGCATTTTTGTTAAAAAAAGAAGGACGGTACAACTGGACACGGCCGCGATTGAAGCTGTGATCTCTGCCCATAATGAAACAGTTAACAACCTTAATAAGCTACTACAGGACGAAGAGCCGGAAGAAGCGCCTCCGCCGCCAGCCGCAAGTGTTTCCATCACCCTGCTGCCTCCTGTAGTTGAAATCAAAACCGGCAATGAGATCGCCTTTGCAGCAGGGATCATCCTCAATACTCATCAACAGGAACTACTGACCATGTTCCGCGACCACACCTTATCATTACCTGCTGATACCGTCAGTTCCTTCGCAAAGGAAAGAAAGTTGTTCCGGGACCAGCTGATCGAAAGCATTAACAGCAGCTGCTATGAAATACTGGATGATCTGCTGATAGAAGAATATGACGATACTTACACCATCACCGAAAAATACTTTCAAAACATTATAGCATGA
- a CDS encoding DinB family protein, which produces MTQETISTKAVITPAEMLEHWQGHRRLTRRVIEAFPEKELFSFSVGGMRPFSELALEMIAMGMPGIDGMLTGKWSTFEAIYEGGRPTTKEALLALWDELTEKLNRLWPEIPAERFHEVDVAFGQYEGTIQFTLFYFVDNEIHHRGQGYVYLRALGIEPPPFWDRA; this is translated from the coding sequence ATGACACAGGAAACCATCAGCACGAAAGCCGTTATTACTCCAGCGGAAATGCTGGAACACTGGCAGGGACATCGCAGACTTACCCGCCGGGTCATTGAAGCCTTTCCTGAAAAGGAACTCTTTAGTTTTTCTGTTGGCGGCATGCGGCCCTTTTCTGAACTGGCACTGGAAATGATCGCCATGGGTATGCCGGGTATAGATGGCATGTTAACCGGTAAGTGGTCTACGTTCGAAGCGATTTATGAAGGAGGTCGTCCTACCACAAAAGAAGCACTGCTGGCTCTCTGGGACGAACTAACGGAAAAGCTTAATCGCCTGTGGCCTGAAATACCGGCAGAGCGGTTCCATGAAGTAGACGTCGCTTTTGGTCAGTATGAAGGTACGATCCAGTTTACGTTATTTTATTTCGTTGACAATGAGATCCATCACAGGGGTCAGGGATATGTTTACCTGCGGGCATTAGGCATAGAACCACCTCCATTCTGGGACAGGGCGTAA
- a CDS encoding alkaline phosphatase family protein: protein MKRLYAFAGGLLFTLSAAAQQVNHVVLITIDGFRPDFYQDASWSMNNLRMMKDSGAAAEGVNCVFPSVTYPDHTTIITGVKPAKHGIYYNAPFEEGKASGEWYFYYKAIKVPTLYDAVHAAGKTNANVIWPVSVGAPVDYNIPDVWPVGKKTDRRDATAAATTPASLWEEIQENATGKLGPEDFTMVREELTMDENVARMGAYMITKYKPAFTTLHLACTDHYEHMQGRDGLLVRKAVAGADRAIGTILEALIRAGIKDSTAIIVTGDHGFVDIRQSFSPNVLLVEAGLIKNIDKGDWKARFHTSGGSAFLHLKDRNDTQSLEKVKEILAHLPAEQQQMFKVIDRKQLEAVGADPNAALALAAAKGVTIGGGVKGALIKDAKGGTHGYYPDFKEIQTGFVAYGPGIAQGKNLKDIDLTDIAPVIAKLLGLKLDTDGHIPAGLLK from the coding sequence ATGAAGCGTTTATATGCATTTGCCGGTGGACTGCTGTTCACATTGTCAGCCGCCGCCCAACAGGTCAACCACGTGGTACTGATCACTATTGATGGCTTCCGGCCCGACTTCTACCAGGATGCCTCCTGGAGTATGAACAACCTTCGTATGATGAAGGATAGTGGTGCGGCTGCCGAAGGTGTGAATTGCGTGTTCCCGAGCGTCACTTACCCGGATCACACGACTATCATCACCGGTGTGAAACCAGCTAAACACGGTATTTATTACAATGCGCCGTTCGAAGAGGGAAAGGCCAGCGGCGAATGGTACTTCTACTACAAAGCGATCAAGGTGCCCACCTTGTATGATGCGGTACATGCCGCGGGAAAAACCAATGCCAATGTGATCTGGCCGGTGTCTGTCGGTGCACCTGTAGACTATAACATCCCCGACGTGTGGCCGGTGGGCAAGAAGACAGACAGGAGAGACGCTACCGCTGCCGCCACTACGCCTGCTTCTCTCTGGGAAGAGATCCAGGAGAATGCAACGGGTAAGTTAGGGCCTGAAGATTTCACAATGGTGAGAGAAGAGCTGACAATGGACGAGAATGTAGCCAGAATGGGCGCCTACATGATCACTAAATATAAGCCTGCATTTACTACGCTGCACCTGGCATGTACCGACCATTATGAGCACATGCAGGGACGTGATGGTCTGCTGGTAAGAAAAGCAGTGGCTGGTGCTGACCGCGCCATCGGTACTATCCTGGAAGCACTGATCAGGGCAGGGATCAAAGATAGCACAGCCATTATCGTTACAGGCGATCATGGTTTTGTAGACATCAGACAGTCATTCTCCCCGAATGTGCTGCTAGTGGAAGCGGGACTAATTAAAAATATAGACAAAGGCGACTGGAAAGCCCGTTTTCATACCTCCGGCGGATCGGCTTTCCTGCACCTGAAAGACAGGAATGATACACAGTCACTGGAAAAAGTGAAAGAGATACTGGCACACCTGCCAGCTGAACAACAGCAAATGTTTAAAGTGATTGATCGCAAACAGCTGGAGGCGGTCGGTGCAGATCCGAATGCAGCCCTGGCGCTGGCAGCTGCAAAAGGTGTTACCATTGGTGGCGGTGTAAAGGGAGCATTGATAAAGGATGCAAAAGGCGGTACACACGGGTACTATCCTGATTTCAAAGAGATCCAGACCGGCTTTGTAGCCTATGGTCCTGGTATCGCGCAGGGCAAGAACCTGAAAGATATTGACCTGACAGATATAGCACCTGTTATTGCAAAACTGCTTGGTCTGAAGCTGGACACCGACGGACATATCCCTGCCGGCCTGCTGAAGTAA